A genomic window from Pantoea alhagi includes:
- the serA gene encoding phosphoglycerate dehydrogenase translates to MAKVSLEKDKIKFLLVEGVHQSALDNLRAAGYTNIEYHKGALDSEALKASIRDAHFIGIRSRTQLTEEIFAAAEKLVAVGCFCIGTNQVDLDAAAKRGVPVFNAPFSNTRSVAELVIGEMLLLMRGIPEANAKAHRGIWNKQAAGSYEARGKKLGIIGYGHIGMQLGVLAESLGMHVFFYDIENKLPLGNATQVTHLSDLLNMSDVVSLHVPETSSTQNMMGAEELALMKPGSLLINASRGTVVDIPALCQVLANKHLSGAAIDVFPEEPATNSDPFNSPLCEFDNVILTPHIGGSTQEAQENIGIEVAGKLAKYSDNGSTLSAVNFPEVSLPTHGAHVSRLLHIHENRPGVLTAINQIFAEQGINISAQYLQTTPMMGYVVIDIDAELDVAHKALTLMKAIPGTMRARLLY, encoded by the coding sequence ATGGCAAAAGTATCGCTGGAGAAAGACAAAATTAAGTTTCTGCTGGTGGAAGGCGTTCACCAAAGCGCGCTGGATAATTTGCGTGCGGCAGGTTACACCAATATTGAATATCACAAAGGCGCGCTGGATAGTGAAGCGCTGAAAGCCTCCATTCGCGATGCGCACTTTATCGGTATTCGTTCCCGTACTCAGCTGACTGAAGAGATTTTTGCCGCAGCTGAAAAGCTGGTGGCCGTAGGCTGCTTCTGTATCGGCACCAATCAGGTGGATTTAGACGCGGCGGCAAAACGCGGTGTGCCGGTGTTCAATGCGCCGTTCTCGAATACGCGTTCAGTGGCGGAGCTGGTTATCGGGGAGATGCTGCTGCTGATGCGCGGTATCCCAGAGGCGAATGCCAAAGCCCATCGCGGCATCTGGAATAAACAGGCCGCCGGTTCGTATGAGGCACGCGGTAAGAAACTGGGTATTATTGGCTACGGTCATATCGGCATGCAGCTGGGCGTGCTGGCGGAAAGCCTGGGCATGCATGTCTTTTTCTATGATATCGAGAACAAGCTGCCGCTGGGCAATGCCACGCAGGTCACGCATCTTTCCGACTTGTTGAATATGAGCGATGTTGTCAGCCTGCACGTGCCGGAAACCTCCTCTACCCAAAATATGATGGGAGCAGAGGAGCTGGCCTTGATGAAGCCCGGCTCGCTGCTGATTAACGCCTCGCGCGGAACGGTGGTGGATATTCCCGCGCTCTGCCAGGTGCTGGCGAATAAACATCTGTCCGGTGCGGCTATCGATGTCTTTCCTGAAGAGCCAGCGACCAACAGCGATCCGTTTAACTCCCCGTTGTGCGAATTCGACAACGTGATCCTGACGCCGCATATCGGCGGCTCAACGCAGGAAGCGCAGGAGAATATCGGCATTGAAGTCGCTGGCAAGCTGGCGAAATATTCTGATAACGGCTCTACGCTCTCTGCCGTTAACTTCCCGGAAGTTTCACTGCCTACGCATGGCGCACATGTGAGCCGTCTGCTGCATATCCATGAAAACCGTCCTGGAGTGCTGACCGCCATTAACCAGATTTTCGCTGAGCAGGGGATCAATATCTCTGCACAGTACCTGCAAACCACGCCGATGATGGGCTATGTGGTTATCGATATTGATGCAGAACTGGATGTGGCGCATAAGGCGCTGACGCTGATGAAAGCGATTCCGGGCACGATGCGCGCGCGCCTGCTTTACTGA
- a CDS encoding 5-formyltetrahydrofolate cyclo-ligase, with protein MSLSLERQAIRTHVRHLRRGLSAEQQTHAANSVAEHALNVASVDRAQHIALFLSVDGELNTCPLIARLWQQHKQVYLPVLHPFSPGNLLFIHYTPETILIPNRLRIPEPPLDVRHIIPLDRLDVMFVPLVAFDKQGQRLGMGGGFYDRTLQHWRNHRFLPIGLAHDCQQVDTLPAEAWDIPLPAILTPSRLWQWET; from the coding sequence ATGTCTTTATCTCTTGAACGACAAGCTATACGTACGCATGTACGCCATTTACGGCGTGGACTCAGCGCAGAGCAGCAAACGCACGCGGCAAATAGCGTTGCTGAACATGCATTAAACGTAGCGTCGGTGGATCGGGCGCAGCATATCGCGCTGTTTCTGTCGGTTGATGGCGAGCTCAATACCTGTCCGCTGATTGCCCGACTCTGGCAGCAGCACAAGCAGGTTTATCTGCCGGTGTTGCACCCTTTCTCGCCGGGAAACCTGCTGTTTATTCACTATACGCCGGAAACAATACTGATCCCCAATCGGCTACGCATTCCGGAGCCACCGCTGGACGTACGGCATATTATTCCGCTCGACCGGCTGGACGTGATGTTTGTACCGCTGGTGGCGTTTGATAAACAGGGACAGCGTCTGGGAATGGGTGGCGGGTTTTACGATCGCACCCTGCAGCACTGGCGCAACCATCGTTTTCTTCCCATCGGTCTGGCGCACGACTGTCAGCAGGTGGATACGCTGCCTGCCGAAGCCTGGGATATCCCGTTACCGGCGATTTTAACCCCTTCCCGTCTGTGGCAGTGGGAAACGTAA
- the zapA gene encoding cell division protein ZapA yields the protein MSAQPVDIQIFGRSLRVNCPPEQQDALNAAAEDLNQRLQDLKVRTRVTNTEQLVFIAALNICHELAQEKGKTRDYAANMEQRIRMLQQTIEQALLEQGRITERQGAKFE from the coding sequence ATGTCTGCACAACCGGTAGATATTCAGATTTTTGGACGTTCGTTACGCGTGAATTGTCCGCCTGAACAGCAAGATGCGCTGAACGCGGCGGCGGAAGATCTTAATCAGCGGTTGCAAGATCTGAAAGTTCGCACTAGAGTCACAAATACAGAGCAGCTGGTGTTCATCGCTGCGTTGAACATTTGCCATGAGCTGGCGCAGGAAAAGGGGAAAACCCGGGACTATGCTGCTAACATGGAACAACGCATTCGAATGCTGCAACAGACCATTGAACAAGCGTTGCTTGAACAAGGTCGCATAACTGAACGCCAGGGTGCGAAGTTCGAATAA
- a CDS encoding YecA family protein, translated as MSTDNTQPGYQALASLLTQQGVGMTPAEMHGLISGIVCGGNKDHSWKALVHDLANEGLAFSQSLSQPLQALHAHIQDTLEEEGFLFQLMLPDEDESSVFERADGLAGWVNHFLLGLGVTQPKLDKVKGEAGEAIDDLRTIAQLGYDEEDDQEELEQSMEEVIEYVRVAALLCYETFNPPMPPGAPEEKKVTLH; from the coding sequence ATGTCTACAGATAACACACAGCCGGGCTATCAGGCGCTGGCATCCCTCCTGACCCAACAGGGGGTGGGAATGACGCCGGCTGAAATGCACGGCTTGATCAGCGGCATTGTCTGCGGTGGCAATAAAGATCACAGCTGGAAAGCGCTGGTGCACGATCTTGCCAACGAAGGATTAGCCTTCTCACAATCGCTCTCGCAGCCGCTGCAGGCGCTGCATGCACATATTCAGGATACGCTGGAAGAAGAGGGCTTTCTGTTTCAGCTGATGCTGCCCGATGAAGACGAAAGCAGCGTCTTTGAGCGCGCGGATGGGTTAGCCGGCTGGGTTAACCATTTTCTGTTAGGGCTGGGCGTAACGCAGCCTAAACTGGATAAAGTCAAAGGCGAAGCGGGCGAAGCCATCGACGATCTGCGCACCATTGCGCAGCTTGGCTATGATGAAGAGGACGACCAGGAAGAGCTGGAGCAGTCAATGGAAGAGGTTATTGAGTATGTGCGTGTAGCCGCCTTGCTGTGCTATGAAACCTTTAATCCGCCGATGCCGCCGGGCGCGCCGGAAGAGAAAAAGGTTACGCTGCACTGA
- the pepP gene encoding Xaa-Pro aminopeptidase: MITLDTFLQRRQALLSRMAVGSAALIFAAPEVTRSADSEYPFRQHSDFWYFTGFNEPEALLLLIKSSETHNHSVLFNRVRDKQAEIWFGRRLGQDAAPEKLGVDRALPWDTLDEQLHQLLNGLEVVYHAQGEYEFADRILFSALEKLRRGFRQNLQAPNTLTDWRPWVHEMRLFKAPEELDILRRAGKISAMAHTRAMQACRPGMFEYQLAGEIHHEFTRHGARHPSYNTIVGGGENACILHYTENESALRDGDLVLIDAGCELHGYAGDITRTFPVNGRFTAPQRAIYNIVLASLYKALSLFRPGTSIREVNQEVVRVMVTGLVELGVMKGDVELLIAENTHRQFFMHGLSHWLGLDVHDVGDYGTPDRGRILEPGMVLTVEPGLYIAPDADVPAEYRGIGIRIEDDIVITEQGNENLTDSVVKDVDAIEALMAAAQQA, encoded by the coding sequence ATGATTACGCTGGATACTTTTTTGCAGCGCCGTCAGGCGCTGTTGTCGCGTATGGCTGTAGGCAGCGCGGCGTTAATTTTTGCGGCGCCGGAAGTGACGCGCAGCGCGGATAGCGAATATCCTTTCCGCCAGCATAGCGATTTCTGGTATTTCACCGGCTTCAACGAGCCCGAAGCGCTGCTGCTGTTGATTAAAAGCAGTGAAACCCACAACCACAGCGTGCTGTTTAACCGCGTACGCGATAAGCAGGCGGAAATCTGGTTCGGTCGCCGTTTGGGGCAGGATGCTGCGCCGGAAAAGCTGGGCGTGGATCGCGCGCTGCCCTGGGATACGCTGGACGAACAGCTTCATCAGCTGCTGAACGGGCTGGAAGTGGTTTACCATGCGCAGGGCGAATATGAGTTTGCCGATCGTATCCTGTTCAGCGCGTTAGAAAAGCTGCGTCGCGGTTTCCGGCAAAATCTGCAGGCACCGAATACGCTAACTGACTGGCGGCCCTGGGTGCATGAGATGCGCCTGTTTAAAGCACCGGAAGAGCTGGACATATTACGCCGCGCCGGAAAAATCAGTGCGATGGCGCATACGCGTGCCATGCAGGCCTGTCGGCCCGGTATGTTTGAATATCAACTGGCGGGTGAAATTCATCATGAGTTTACCCGTCACGGCGCACGACATCCTTCTTACAACACCATTGTTGGCGGCGGCGAAAATGCCTGCATTCTGCACTACACCGAAAACGAGAGCGCGCTACGCGATGGCGACCTGGTGCTGATCGATGCCGGCTGTGAGCTGCACGGTTATGCAGGCGATATTACCCGCACCTTCCCGGTTAACGGCAGATTCACTGCGCCGCAGCGGGCGATCTATAACATTGTGCTGGCTTCGCTGTACAAAGCGCTGTCGCTGTTTCGTCCCGGCACCAGCATTCGTGAGGTGAACCAGGAGGTGGTGCGGGTCATGGTTACCGGGCTGGTGGAGCTGGGCGTGATGAAAGGTGATGTGGAATTGCTGATCGCTGAAAACACCCATCGACAGTTCTTTATGCACGGTCTGAGCCACTGGCTGGGGCTGGATGTACATGATGTCGGTGATTACGGCACGCCGGATCGCGGACGTATTCTGGAGCCGGGTATGGTGCTTACCGTTGAGCCGGGGCTTTATATCGCGCCGGATGCGGATGTACCGGCTGAATATCGCGGCATCGGCATTCGTATTGAAGATGACATCGTGATTACCGAACAGGGAAATGAAAATCTTACCGATAGCGTGGTGAAAGATGTTGATGCTATCGAAGCGCTGATGGCGGCAGCGCAGCAGGCATGA
- the ubiH gene encoding 2-octaprenyl-6-methoxyphenyl hydroxylase: MSVIIAGGGMTGATLALALSHLTQGKMPVTLIEAIAPGERAHPGYDGRAIALAAGTCQQLAAINLWPALAGCATPITHVHVSDRGHAGFVNIDAADYGVNALGNVVELHEVGNRLYQRLRKAPGVTLRCPEQVSRVEQHQDHINVTLTSGEQLQGRLLVAADGSSSRVAAACGVQWQRSDYQQIAVIANVTTQIAHQGRAFERFTEHGPLALLPMSHGRSSLVWCHPPAAQSRIDSWSDTEFLAELQQAFGWRLGRFTHAGQRSSYPLALQSASQTVAHRLALVGNAAQTLHPIAGQGFNLGIRDVMSLAETLAAAQRQQEDPGSFAVLQRYRQRREADRAATIGITDGLVRLFANRYLPLVAGRNLGLMTMDNLPWLRNRLAERTLGWVTR; encoded by the coding sequence ATGAGCGTGATCATTGCCGGTGGCGGCATGACCGGCGCAACGCTGGCGCTGGCGCTTTCGCATCTGACGCAGGGAAAGATGCCGGTTACGCTAATTGAAGCAATTGCACCGGGAGAACGCGCCCATCCGGGCTATGACGGACGCGCGATTGCGCTGGCGGCAGGAACCTGTCAGCAGCTGGCGGCCATTAATCTCTGGCCCGCGCTTGCCGGATGCGCAACGCCAATCACCCATGTTCACGTTAGCGATCGCGGTCACGCCGGGTTTGTAAACATCGATGCCGCTGACTATGGCGTTAACGCTTTGGGCAATGTGGTTGAGCTGCATGAAGTGGGAAACCGGTTATATCAGCGGTTACGCAAGGCTCCCGGCGTGACGCTGCGTTGCCCGGAGCAGGTAAGCCGCGTTGAACAGCATCAGGATCATATCAATGTTACCCTGACCAGCGGAGAGCAGCTGCAGGGGCGTTTACTGGTCGCGGCGGATGGTTCCAGTTCACGCGTTGCTGCCGCCTGCGGCGTTCAGTGGCAGCGGAGTGACTATCAACAAATTGCCGTTATCGCCAACGTGACGACGCAAATTGCTCATCAGGGACGCGCCTTTGAGCGTTTTACTGAACATGGCCCGCTGGCCTTGCTGCCGATGTCGCATGGCCGCAGTTCGCTAGTCTGGTGCCACCCGCCAGCAGCGCAATCCCGTATCGATAGCTGGAGCGACACCGAGTTTTTAGCTGAACTTCAGCAGGCGTTTGGCTGGCGGCTGGGACGTTTTACCCATGCAGGACAGCGCTCCAGCTACCCGCTGGCGCTGCAAAGCGCCAGCCAGACGGTGGCGCATCGACTGGCGCTGGTGGGCAATGCGGCACAGACGTTACATCCGATTGCCGGACAGGGATTTAACCTTGGCATACGTGACGTAATGTCGCTGGCTGAAACGCTGGCGGCAGCGCAACGCCAGCAGGAAGACCCGGGCAGCTTTGCTGTACTACAGCGTTATCGTCAACGGCGAGAGGCGGATCGCGCCGCCACTATCGGCATTACCGATGGGCTGGTGCGGCTGTTTGCTAATCGCTATCTGCCGCTGGTGGCAGGACGTAATCTTGGCCTGATGACAATGGACAATTTACCCTGGCTGCGCAACCGCCTGGCGGAGCGTACGCTTGGCTGGGTAACGCGCTGA
- the ubiI gene encoding FAD-dependent 2-octaprenylphenol hydroxylase — protein MQTYDVVIAGGGMVGLAVACGLQGCGLRIAVLEKSAPEPFNPSEPHGLRVSAINAASERLLQHLDVWSAILAQRASAYHGMEVWDRDSFGRIEFDEPQGVSHLGYIIENQAIHQALWQRAQQLSDITLLAPAQLQQVAFGDNEAFITLQDGSMMSARLLVGADGAHSWLREKADIPLTFWDYQHHALVANIRTEQPHQAVARQVFHGEGILAFLPLSDAHLCSIVWSLPPQEVTRLREMPAALFNQQLSVAFDMRLGLCELESERQTFPLTARYARQFAAHRLALVGDAAHTIHPLAGQGVNLGFMDAAELTGEIRRLQQQGKDIGQHLYLRRYERSRKHSAALMLANMQGFRELFAGNNPAKKLLRDVGLRLADRLPGVKPRLLKQAMSLHDLPEWLR, from the coding sequence ATGCAAACTTATGATGTGGTGATCGCCGGTGGCGGAATGGTGGGGCTGGCGGTAGCCTGCGGATTACAGGGCTGCGGCCTGCGTATCGCGGTGCTGGAAAAATCTGCGCCGGAACCCTTTAACCCCAGCGAGCCGCACGGCTTACGCGTTTCTGCGATCAACGCCGCCAGCGAACGGCTGCTGCAGCATCTTGATGTCTGGTCCGCGATTCTGGCGCAGCGCGCAAGCGCATATCATGGCATGGAGGTATGGGATCGCGATAGCTTTGGCCGCATTGAATTTGATGAGCCGCAGGGCGTCAGCCATCTTGGCTACATTATCGAAAACCAGGCTATCCATCAGGCTTTATGGCAGCGTGCGCAACAGTTGAGTGATATCACGCTGCTGGCTCCGGCCCAGCTGCAGCAGGTCGCCTTTGGCGATAACGAAGCTTTTATTACGTTGCAGGATGGCAGCATGATGAGCGCGCGCCTGCTGGTTGGGGCTGACGGCGCGCACTCATGGCTGCGTGAAAAGGCCGATATTCCCTTGACCTTCTGGGATTATCAGCATCATGCGCTGGTTGCGAATATTCGTACCGAGCAGCCGCATCAGGCGGTGGCGCGTCAGGTTTTCCATGGCGAAGGCATACTGGCTTTCCTGCCGCTGAGCGATGCGCATCTCTGTTCGATCGTCTGGTCATTGCCGCCGCAGGAAGTGACCCGACTGCGCGAAATGCCTGCCGCGTTGTTTAATCAGCAGCTGTCGGTCGCTTTCGATATGCGTCTTGGCCTGTGTGAGCTGGAGAGCGAACGGCAGACATTTCCTTTGACGGCGCGTTATGCCCGCCAGTTTGCGGCCCATCGGCTGGCACTGGTTGGCGATGCGGCCCATACCATCCATCCGCTTGCCGGGCAGGGCGTTAACCTGGGCTTTATGGATGCTGCGGAGCTCACCGGAGAAATCCGCCGCCTGCAGCAGCAGGGCAAAGATATCGGTCAGCATCTCTATCTGCGTCGCTATGAGCGTAGCCGCAAACACAGCGCGGCACTCATGTTGGCTAACATGCAGGGATTTCGTGAGCTGTTTGCCGGCAACAATCCTGCGAAAAAGCTATTGCGCGATGTTGGCCTGCGGCTGGCAGATCGTCTGCCCGGCGTTAAGCCCCGGTTGCTGAAACAGGCGATGAGCTTACACGACCTGCCGGAATGGTTGCGCTAA
- the gcvT gene encoding glycine cleavage system aminomethyltransferase GcvT, with product MKQTPLYQQHQACGARMVDFHGWMMPLHYGSQMDEHHAVRTDAGMFDVSHMTIVDLQGERTREFLRILLANDVARLTQPGKALYSAMLNASGGVIDDLIVYFMSDNWFRLVVNSATREKDLAWIGEHAQPYDVSLQVRDDLALIAVQGPNAQQKAQTLFSEAQRQAVSGMKPFFGVESDGFFIATTGYTGESGYEIALPGEQAGEFWQQLLAAGVKPAGLGARDTLRLEAGMNLYGQDMDEGVSPLAANMGWTLCWEPADRQFIGREALEHQREKGTEKLVGLVMKEKGVLRNGLPVMFTDAQGNLQQGIITSGSFSPTLGCSIALARVPAGIGEQAIVQIRNREMPVNVTKPIFVRAGKPVAQ from the coding sequence ATGAAGCAGACTCCTTTGTATCAACAGCATCAAGCGTGCGGTGCCCGCATGGTCGATTTCCACGGCTGGATGATGCCGCTGCACTATGGCTCGCAGATGGATGAACATCATGCGGTGCGGACAGATGCCGGTATGTTTGATGTCTCCCATATGACCATCGTCGATCTCCAGGGTGAACGCACCCGGGAATTTCTGCGCATACTGCTGGCGAATGATGTCGCGCGTCTGACGCAGCCAGGAAAGGCACTTTACAGCGCCATGCTCAATGCCTCCGGTGGCGTGATTGATGATTTGATTGTTTACTTTATGAGCGATAACTGGTTCCGGCTGGTGGTGAACTCCGCTACGCGCGAAAAAGATCTGGCGTGGATAGGCGAGCATGCGCAGCCCTACGATGTGTCGTTACAGGTACGTGACGATCTGGCGTTGATTGCCGTACAGGGGCCGAATGCACAGCAGAAAGCGCAAACGCTGTTTAGTGAGGCGCAGCGTCAGGCCGTTAGCGGTATGAAGCCCTTTTTCGGCGTTGAGTCAGACGGCTTTTTTATCGCCACCACCGGCTATACCGGCGAAAGCGGCTATGAAATCGCACTGCCGGGCGAGCAGGCCGGTGAATTTTGGCAGCAGCTGTTGGCTGCGGGCGTAAAGCCTGCCGGACTGGGGGCGCGTGACACGTTGCGTCTGGAGGCGGGGATGAATCTCTACGGCCAGGATATGGATGAAGGCGTCTCGCCACTGGCGGCGAATATGGGCTGGACGCTCTGCTGGGAGCCAGCCGATCGTCAGTTTATCGGGCGCGAGGCGCTGGAGCATCAGCGTGAAAAGGGCACCGAGAAACTGGTCGGCCTGGTGATGAAGGAAAAGGGCGTGTTGCGTAATGGCTTGCCGGTAATGTTTACCGATGCGCAGGGCAATCTGCAGCAGGGGATCATTACCAGCGGCTCTTTTTCTCCAACGTTAGGCTGCAGCATCGCGCTGGCCCGCGTTCCGGCGGGTATCGGCGAGCAGGCCATCGTACAGATTCGTAACCGGGAAATGCCGGTCAACGTCACTAAACCTATTTTTGTTCGCGCCGGTAAACCGGTCGCTCAGTAA
- the gcvH gene encoding glycine cleavage system protein GcvH: MSNVPNELKYRESHEWVRKEADGTYTVGITEHAQELLGDMVFIDLPEVGSSFAAGDDCAVAESVKAASDIYAPLSGEVVAVNDALETSPELVNSEPYASGWLFRLKASDESELEQLMDAEAYLASIDE, encoded by the coding sequence ATGAGCAATGTGCCAAATGAATTAAAATATCGTGAAAGTCATGAATGGGTGCGTAAGGAAGCGGACGGCACTTATACCGTTGGCATTACTGAACATGCGCAGGAGCTGCTGGGTGATATGGTATTTATCGACCTGCCGGAAGTGGGCAGCAGCTTTGCCGCCGGTGACGACTGCGCGGTCGCGGAATCAGTCAAGGCGGCTTCTGATATTTACGCCCCGTTAAGCGGCGAGGTTGTGGCGGTTAACGATGCGCTGGAAACCTCGCCGGAGCTGGTTAACAGCGAGCCTTACGCTTCCGGCTGGTTGTTTCGCCTCAAAGCCAGCGATGAATCTGAACTGGAGCAACTGATGGATGCGGAAGCCTATCTGGCCTCCATTGATGAGTAA